The Halodesulfovibrio sp. MK-HDV genome contains the following window.
AACTTCAAAAGCTGTCAGGGAAACAAGGTCCGACTCATTGCAAGGTCGTTTTTATTGTTATCCCAACATCAAAAGCTACTCTTCTTCTTTCAATCTTCGAGTCACAAACTTATCCAACTGGTTGGTAAAATCCTGCTTATCACGGGCACCCAGTGGTGCTGGACCGCCGGAAACCATGCCGCCGCTTCTAAGTTCTTCCATAAGATGACGCATACGAAGCAAACCTTTAATGTTCTCTTCCGTATACAGCTGGCCTCGTGGGTTCAGGGCGGTTGCACCCTTTTCAACAATTTTATCAGCAAGGGGGATATCGGCGGTAATGACTAGGTCACCTGAATTTGCAAGCTCCACAATTTCATTATCCGCCACATCAAACCCCGCACCCACGCGGATAAAATCAAGATACGGTGAAGAGGGAACTGACAAATGGCTATTTGCAACAAGCGTGGTCTTAACCTTACGTCGCACAGCAACCGTAAAAAGAACTTCTTTTATCACCTTGGGGCACGCATCTGCATCTACCCATATTTGCATATCTACTCCGGAATTATTCTTAAAACACAATTACGTGCATACATTTATATAAATAACTTTTGAGGCATCTATTTACCCGTTAAGCGTATACGAAGCTAGACGTAATCACACTTCATCTGCTATCAATTATCGCGTTGGTATCACATTGCTTATACATGTCCGAGCCAACAAGCTTTTTCTTTTTTTGACACAAACAACAACACAGGAACCTTGGTATGACGTTTCCTACATTATCTTCTGCATCCCGCATCTTTGCCGTTCTTTGCTTACTTGCATCTCTTTCCCTTACGGGTTGCGGATACTCCCTAACAAACAACCAGCCAAGCCTTTTTGGCTCTGGCTCTTCAACCATGCGTATCAGAGAAGTTAAAAACTCTACAATTTACCCATGGATCAATCAGGTTGTTCGTTCCTGCATGTATGACGAAATTACCGATAGAAATATCGCTGTGATGACCGCTTCAGAGTCCTCTGATTACAGCATGGTTATTGATATCGAAAGATTCACTATCAATAGCCGAGTTCTTGGTACTAAAGAAGAAACTCTTGAATACACAATCACTCTGACATTCAGTGCTACTGTGTATGACTCTAAAAACGAAGAAATCTGGACATCGAACAGTACATCACTTTCCCGTTCATACCCGACATCTGATGCCCGTTTTGCTGGCACACAAATTACAAATTTAGTTGTTCAGGCTATGGTCGATAAAATGCGTAATACATTCTAGCAGTACGGTACATACCGTAGACCAACGCGATACCATTGTATATAAAGAGGCTCGGAGTTATTACTTCGAGCCTTTTATGTTGGCAACACTACGCCACCTCATAAATATCATTTTTATCCAAAGCAAAGCTTACTACTAGTGCTTGCTGTCCCTTTTGAACAAGAGAAAACAGGACTAACCATGCCAAGACCCGGATTTTCCATTTGCGTCTGCCCAGATATTCAGCTGACGAAGAACTACATTGACACTCTGTTGCAAGACAACCCTGCTCCTGAAGGAGCATGGGCAAAACACGTCTACTGGAGTGACGAAGGATTACCGCCTGTTTTCTGGGAAAATCTCACATTGCAAGGGTTGTTCGCATCGCCCAAGGTACTTATAATTCGCAACGCACAGAACCTTCCTATTGATGCGTGGCGCAAGTTAAGTACAGCCTTAGGACAATTTAATCCTCTGGCATGGGTCATCATTTGTCTGGAAGCACCATACGACAGAGGTAAGCCAAAAATTCCTGCCGCTGTTAAAAAACTTCCATGCTGGCAACTTGCAGAAACGAAAGCATGGGTGTGGCAGTCTGCCGGACTTACAGAGCGCGCCATGCGCGGCTTTATTGAGCAATGGGCAGCGAAAAATGAAATATTCATTGATACAAAAATCGTGAATGCCCTTTCGCATGTGTTACCGCAGGATGCTTCCGCGGCAAAGAACGAGCTGGATAAGCTTGCATTGGCTGCCGGAGATTCCCGCACTATCACGGACGAGCATATTAAAGATATTTCGCATGATGCTGATATGGACATATTCGCGTTCATTAACGCATTGCAATCCGGTAGCGCTCCTGAAAAAGTATGGAAAAAAGTTATCTCCAGCCAAGCTGCCGGTGATGCTATGATCTTTTCATTCCTTGCAATGCTCCTGCGTGAAGCACGTATACTATGGCAGCTGTATGCAGGAGAAAACGTACGGTTACCATCCAATATTGCGCAACAAAAAAAGCGTCTCGCCACCAATCTTGGTCCTGTACGTCTTTCAAAGATATGGGACTTAGCTCTTGAAGCCGAAATGGGAATCAAAACTGGAGAGCGCAAACCAGAGCAGGCAATGGAAATATTAGTTGCCGGTCTTCTTGCACTTTTCACTTCCCAAAAATAGCTTTTTTGCATTTTTTCTTCGTTTCTCATCTATTTTTTTCGTCTCGATGCCCTTTTTTTGTTGAAATATAATTAAAATTCACCTGTTACCGCTTGCCACAGCGAAATTCCTGTTTATTATGACAGAAAAAGCTCACTATCATGGACACAGAAAGCGTCTGCGCGAAAAATTAAACAAAGACGAGCAGGCGCTGGCGGATTACGAAATTCTTGAACTTGTACTTGGTACGGTAATTTTACGTTCTGATACAAAGCCACTTGCAAAAGAATTATTGAACCGCTTTGGCACCCTACGAGGCGTACTTGATGCGCAGGACGAAGACCTGCGTCAACTTAAAGGCTTCGGTGACTCTCTTGTAAGCCATTGGAAACTGTTGCGGGAACTTTTCTCCCGATACATGGAATCTGGTATTTCAGAAAAAAAACAGCTTTCCAGCCCTGCCGAAGTGGCAGAAATGGCGCGCATTAGATTAGGCCGAAAAGAAAAAGAAGAGTTCTGGGCTGCTTTTTTAGACAACCAGAACAGACTTATCTCGTGGGAACGAATTTCAACCGGGACAGTTAATACCACCATGATCTACCCAAGGGAGCTCATGGAGCAGGCATTGCAGCGCAAAGCCAGTTCATTGGTAATTGTCCACAACCATCCGGGCGGGAACCTAACACCTTCTTCTCCGGATATAGAAATAACACGGCATATTGTTCAGGCTGGACGCATATTAGGAATCAGACTGCTCGACCATCTCATTATTACTGCGGACACGTACTACAGCCTAAAAGACGAGGGACACATGTAAAACCTTCCAAAGGAGGCGTATCATGGCCAGACAGCGCTATATAGTAACGGGGAAAGTGCAAGGGGTAGGTTTCCGATATTGGACACACCACACAGCTTTTTCGTTAGGCCTGCATGGCTGGGTACGTAATCTTCCTGACGGGAGTATTGAGTTGGTTGCAGACGGTGACATTTCCACCCTGCAACAGTTTGAAGAAGAACTTTGGCAAGGGCCCATAAAGGGTCAGGTTGCCACGGTTACACCGTGTGATACAAATTTACGGGAACCACTCTCAGGGTTTTCCATGCATTAATTGGATTTTACTGCCAGGGCTATGGCAGAAGAAAATATAACACCGTTTCTGCCCAGCTTGGAGGGCACCGATGACCGAAGATATGATGAACAGCACACCGATCATAACTGAAGAAGAAGTTCTTTCCGGAGCGTTAGAGCACGACATGGATGGCACCTTACCGGAATTTCCAGCGGAACTTCCAGTACTGCCGGTTCGAGATATTGTCGTCTTCAACTATATGATACTTCCGCTCTTTGTCGGGCGTGAAAAATCTATTCAGGCTGTAGACGCTGCCCTTAACGGTAGCCGTTACATGATGATTACAACACAGAAGGACGAGGCCACAGAAGATCCTTCTCCTGAAGATCTGCACACTACAGGCACAGTTGTAATGATCATGCGTATGCTTAAAATGCCTGACGGGCGCCTTAAGGTTCTCGTGCAGGGTGTAAGCCGCGCAAAAATTGAACGTTTCACCAGCACAGATCCGTACCTTGTGGCTGAAGTAAACGGTCTGGAAGAAATCGAAATTGAAGAGATTTCCGTTGAAACAGAAGCAATGATGCGTGCTGTCCGTGAACAGAGTGAAGAAATTCTCTCTCTGCGCGGTGTGGCAACATCTGAAATTATGTCTGTTCTCAACACAGTACATGATCCGGGCCGTCTTGCAGATTTGATTGCAGCAAATCTGCGTTTGAAAGTACCGGACGCACAAGTAATTCTCGAATGCAACGATCCTATTGAACGCCTTGACCGCGTAAATCAGCAGCTCCAGAAAGAATCTGAAGTGGCTAATGTACAGGCACGCATTCAGTCCATGGCTCGTGAAGGTATGGATAAAGCACAGCGCGACTATTACCTGCGTGAACAGCTTAAAGCTATCCGCACCGAACTCGGTGAAGGTGAAAGCGCTGAAGAAGAAGCTGAAGAGCTTGCAGAAGCACTGAACAAAGCAGGTCTTCCTAAAGACGTTCGTAAAGAAGCAACTAAGCAGTTACGCCGTCTAACCGCTATGCATCCAGAATCTTCTGAAGCAAGTGTTGTGCGCAGCTACCTTGAGTGGCTTTCTGAACTGCCTTGGAAAAAAATGTCTCGTGATCGCCTTGATATCCTCAAAGCGCAGGAAATTCTCGACGAAGATCACTATGGACTGGAAAAAGTTAAAGACCGTATTCTTGAATACCTTTCCGTCCGTAAACTCAATCCAAAATCCAAAGGACCTATCCTTTGTTTCGCGGGCCCTCCGGGTGTTGGTAAAACGTCTCTCGGACGTTCCATTGCCCGTTCTCTTGGCCGCAAATTCCAGCGCATCTCCCTTGGCGGTATGCGTGACGAAGCAGAAATCCGAGGCCATCGCCGCACCTACGTTGGCGCTATGCCGGGTCGTATCATTCAGACTATGAAACTTATGGGTACACGTAACCCTGTTATCATGCTGGATGAAATTGACAAGCTCGGCTCCGACTTCAGAGGCGACCCTTCTTCTGCTTTGCTCGAAGTGCTTGATCCGGAACAGAACAACAATTTCTCAGATCACTACTTAAACGTACCTTTTGATCTGTCCAAAGTTATGTTCATCTGCACCGCAAACCAGTTGGATACAATCCCTGGCCCATTGCGTGACCGCATGGAAATTATCCAGATTCCTGGATACACCATGCAGGAAAAAACTCGTATTGCACGTCGTTACCTGCTGCCTCGTCAGGCAGAAGAAAACGGCTTGGGTAAAGATGAAGTTTCTATTCCAGACAACGTGCTGTCCAAAATTGTTCAGGAATACACACGCGAAGCCGGTCTGCGTAACCTTGAACGCGAAATTGGCTCTGTATGCCGCAAGCTTGCACGTCAAAAAGCAGAAGGCACCGCTGGTCCTTACAAAGTAACAGCAAAAACTCTTCAGAAACTTCTCGGTATCCCACGCTTCATTGATGAAGAAAAAGATGCTGTGATGATTCCGGGTGTTGCGCAAGGCCTTGCATGGACTCCATACGGCGGCGTAATTCTTAACATCGAAGTTACCCTTATGAAGGGTAAAGGCAAACTGACACTTACAGGTCAGCTTGGCGATGTTATGAAAGAATCTGCTCAGGCAGCTCTCAGCTACGCCCGTGCAAACGCAGCAGAACTGACTATTGATGCAGACTTCCTTGAGAAGCATGACATCCATATTCACGTTCCTGCCGGTGCGACACCTAAAGATGGTCCATCTGCCGGTGTAACACTTCTTATTGCACTTATCTCTGCGCTTACAGGCAAGCCTGTGAATCAGAACCTGTGTATGACTGGTGAGATTACATTACGCGGACGCGTTCTGCCTGTTGGCGGCATCAAAGAAAAAATTCTTGCCGGTGTTGCTCGCGGATTGGAACAAGTATGCATTCCTAAACAGAATGAAAAAGACCTTGAAGATGTTCCAGCTGATCTACTCAAAAAAATTGAAGTACACACAGCTTCACACATTCAGGATATCATCCCGTTAGCTTTCACTAAATAATGCAGTAACATTTGCATAAAGGTCAGTGCTACCTTGATATCTTGCTGGACTCTCTTTGCTACTTTTGTTAGCCAAAACGTCCACTGATCACATAATTAATAGAGGCGGTGAATAACAATTCACCGCCTCTATTTTATTAAAGGATATCCTTCATGCAAACTGACGATGCAACACTTTCCAATCTCCACCCCCTCTTCACCCGCCTTTCAGGTCAGGTTATCTGGCTGCTTATGGAAGAGCACGATGCATCCTCGGAAGATGTTAATGCCTTTATGGATAACGTCATGGCATGGAAAACAGCTCACCTGCATACCATGCGACGTGTACTTGAAGACAACAGTTTGTATGTCCAGATTACAGTGGATCATATCGGCGATATCCCGACAAATCAGGAAGCATGCATGACATGCGAAAATCTGAGCAATAAAATTATTCCTGCGTCACATCCTGACCTTATTTCCATGCTCCCGCCATACTCACTTGGGTGCCGATGCCGTGGAAAAATAATTACAGAAGCAGAGCTTCCAAAAAAGCCTGAGTTTCTGACTCCTGAAGATTGTCCAAAACATTCCTTTATGTGTGAAACGGGCTGGTTTCTTAACTACCCGTGGGCAGACTCACTCAGTAAAAAGAAGTAGTCTTCAATAGAGGTTGTACCCCGTTACAGAGGTACTACGATCATTCCTCAAAAGCTTTGCTAACCATACGTTCCTGCGCTATCTTCCCGCACACAAGAGGGAACAATGAACCAGACTCCATTAGATATTCTTCGGACTACATACGGCTTTCGAGATTTTAGAGGCAAGCAGGAAGAAATCATCAATCATATGATTGATGGTGGCGATGCGCTTGTCATTATGCCTACAGGCAGCGGCAAGTCACTTTGCTATCAGTTACCTTCCATCGTTCGTAACGGTACAGGCATTATCGTTTCACCACTGATTGCTCTTATGCAGGATCAGGTGAACGAGTTAGTGCAAATGGGTGTACGGGCGGCTTTTCTAAACTCGACCCAAAGTCCGCAAGAACAGAGCATGGTGGAGCAGCAGCTACGCAACGGCGAGCTGGACATGGTATACGTTGCTCCTGAACGTCTTGTTACTCCTGTATTCCTCGCAATGCTGGATGTAATCAAACCGGCACTGTTTACCATTGATGAAGCCCACTGTGTTTCCCAATGGGGTCACGACTTCAGACCGGAGTACACACGCCTTTCTATTCTACGTGAACGCTTCCCGCAGGTACCGCTTATCGCTCTCACGGCGACGGCTGATGACCCTACCCGTAAAGACATTGCAGAACAGCTGCATCTTCAGAAAGCTCCTGCCTTTGCAACAGGGTTTGACCGTCCTAACATTACCTATTCTATTCAGAACCGTGAGCGCGGACTTGATCAACTTTTCGGCTTTATCCGCACCAACTACAAAGATGAGTCCGGCATTGTATATTGCCAATCCCGTAAAAAAGTTGAAGATATCGCTTCCAAGCTCGTTGATGCCGGATTTAATGCTCTGCCATACCACGCGGGCATGAGTGCTATCCAGCGTAACCACAACCAGTCTAAATTCATGATGGAAGAAAACGTCATCATGGTTGCAACCATTGCTTTCGGCATGGGGGTCAACAAACCGAACGTACGTTTCGTAGTACATCTTGGACTACCTAAAAGTCTCGAAGCATACCATCAGGAGACTGGACGTGCAGGTCGTGACGGTCTTCCGGCAGACGCGCTGCTTCTATACAACCTGCAAGATATTGTACTTGCACGTCGTATGATCTCACGCTCTGCGCCCAATCGCGCCATCATTGAGCAACACAAATTTAGTTCCCTACTCGGATTCGTTGAAACCACCGAATGCCGCCGCAACGTTATCCTTTCCTACTTCGGGGAACACCGCGAAGAAAAATGCGGAAACTGTGACACCTGTCTGTATCCGGTTGAAACGTGGGACGGCACAATCGTGGCACAAAAAGCACTGTCCTGCGTCTACAGAACCGGTCAACGGTTTGGTGCAACACACCTCACAGATATCTTAATCGGTAACCTCACCAAACGTGTTACCGAGCACGAGCACAACCACATTAAGACATTCGCCTGTGGTAAAGAGCTTGGGAAAGAAACATGGAAAGGTGTGTTCAGGCAGCTTGTCGCTTCCCAGATGCTTGAATCTGATCCGGAAAACGGCAGCCTGAGACTTAATGAAGCAAGCTGGCAAATTTTACGTAGTGAGAAAACAATTTCGCTACGCCGCGAATCTCTTTCCGCCACAGCTGTAAAGCACGTGGACAAAAAAGAGACAGACGCGGCTATGCAGGATGCCCTGCGTCTCCCTGATGCAAACCAACTCTTGGACTTGCTCAAAATGGAACGTACACGGGTCTCTCGTGAACAAAACATCCCACCGTACTCTGTGCTGCCGGATAAGACTCTTATTGAGCTTGTAGCGTACCGTCCTACGCAAAAAGACGACCTCTGCAATATCCACGGTATCGGTCAAACAAAGCTTGCCATGTATGGTGACCTTATGTTGACCGTACTTATCAACTTTGAAGCAGAATACGGTAGACCGGAGGCGCTTCCACCACTGCCGCAGCGAGCTGCTGCAAAGCAGAAAAAGAAAGACGCCGGAAAAACAATTACCGACACCGTGCAAAAATCGATTGATCTGTTCAAACAGTTTGGAGATGTCCACCAAGTTGCTGCCGAGCGTAGTCTTGTTGAAGGAACTGTCTACGGACACATTGCACGAGCAGTTGAGTTGGGCGAAATTGAATTAGCAGCGGTCACAGCGCAACTTGCAGCCGAAGAAATTGAATCTATCCGGTCAGAGGTTGCTGCGGCTATCGGTACCGGAACTGGCATTAAAGGGGCGCATACCGCCTTACAGGGAAAATATGACTATGGTCTGCTTCGTTGTATCGCCGTTGATCTAAAAAACGCCGGTTCTGAAGAATGGTAAATAAAAACGCCCTCAACTACATACGTAATTGAGGGCATTTTTTTGTCATAAACAAAGCTGTTAACCGCCACCAACGGCAGGGAAAAGACCAAGTCGATCTCCTTCCTTCAACACGCTTTCAAGTGATTCGTGCTTTCCGTTAATGAACATAATCTTCACATCTTCTACTGTAATACCGAGAGTATCTATAACCTGCTGGATGGTTGCACCATCATCAACAGCCAGAGCATTTCCTTCCGGTGTAAAATCAGAAAGTGTGGCGAAGCATTTAATTTCTATCTGCATACTGTGTCCCTTTATTTGCACATCAAGTGTAAACAATAAGAAAAAAGAAAGCGGAATACAAGATAGAGGTTCCCATCAAAGCTACAGACATAATGCCTATCCCTTCAGGTACTACATTCCCTCTACCAGTTCTGACCCCGTATGCATTTCGTCTGCTGGTGCCAATACTCCTCGCAACACAATACTGCCGTTCCGTTGTAACGGGGTAATGTGAAGACTTACAACCTTCTGCCCCTCAACAGTCTCAAGTACTGTCTGGGTACGCATGGTGCTTTGAGGTTTGGCGAGTGTTTCTGTTTGATATTCTAAAGCAGGCACACCAAAAGCGAAGCAACTGATGAGTAGCGACGCTATGCGATCCCGCTCTTCGGGAATTAGAAAATCTATGAAATGACTTTTTTCCGGCGTAGCAACACTGCCCAGTAACTTTCCAGCAATTTTGTTTGCAAAAAGAATGCGTCCGCATTCGTCTATGTCAAGTACCCCTGCCGGAAGAGAGTCTGAGAAAGCAACGACATCTTCGCCACCGCTTCTAAAACATTTGTAAAGCTCAAAGACCTCAACAGCATAGGCACAGTTTTTACATACTATAGAAAGTAATGCCATTTCTATAGCTGTAAGGTTTTTTGCCCCTTCAGGAAAAATCCCAACAAACATTCCCCGCACACGGGAAGATGTTTCCAGAACATGAAGCAGTACTCTGCGCTCTAAATCCGCAGCATGTACTACAACCGGACGTCCCTCTTTAAGGGCGAAAGAAAACATGCCGCTATCAATAAATGAATTGGTAGCAGCCTCAATTTTTTCTTTCCAGTACTGCTGGTCTGAATAGGCCAAATAAAAGTCAGAAGTGCCCTCATCAACCAGATACACAGCAGAGACAGTAAAAGGTGTAATAGTTGCCGCACGCGATGCCACCTCATGCAACAACAGTGTGGGTTCATGCAGCGAACTGATACTCACCTGAAAATCACCAAGTGATGCAGCTAACTCCAGCGCATCCAGAGTAAATCGCGCCTGATCTTCCAGTCGCGCGACTCGATCTTCAAGATACTCGACACCGGAAGGTGCTGTTTTATTCTCCATATGCCAACCGTATAATTTCTTTAGACTTCAGATAAATAATATTCACAAGTTCAGAAAGAGTTGCTTCCGTAATATTCAACATTTTCCACGCATCTAAATCTACAGACGGTAGAGGAACATCGTAAACGGGATCAAATGTAAGTGCCTTTGCAATCACCTCTGCGACATGCATTACAGCGTATTCTTTAGTATTCACTTCACTGAATGAAATATGGTGCTCACGCACACTTTTTTCCATAGAAGCAGGAAAACCAAGCCGTTTTAGAATATTGCCACCAAGTTCTGCATGGTTCATCCCCATATACAGTTCTTCTACTGCACACAATTCTGCTCCACTGCACAGCACTTGATCACGTACTTTATCATATGTAGATGCAAAGCCACGGCTGTAGAATATACAACCTATGTCTCGTAGCAATCCATTAGAGAAAAAACATTCTCTTCCATATACGCCTACAGCAGCAACAATATAGCGTGCGGCAATACCTGTTGTAATGCTGCATCTACCATGATGCATTATCACTTTTGAGTTATAAGACTCTTGCACATGATGTATGTATACTAGCATAATTGCCAAATACAATACAGTCCTGTTTCCCAAAAAAGCAGTACAACTATAAATTGATTTAACTTCGCAGTTTGATACATGAATCAAAGCATCACATATCTTAAGCAATTTACACTTTACTTTGTTGTCTTTCTCTATTGCAGATACTACAGCCTCAGATGTTACATAGACATCATTTAGCATATTCGTAAATGTGAAAAAGTCTTTAGGAAAGTCGTCATATCCTGAAAAAAAATCGTCTAGGCTAACATGCGATACAAGGTCATTACTGCTAACGGTCTGTATTTCGGTCGAATAAGGTGGATACAGATATGCAAAAAAACCGTCACAATTTTTTCCGCAACTATTTGCCAGTCTAATTGAGTCTTTTAGCAAACAAGAAACCGGAAATACTTCAGTGTCGATATCACCATACAAGGTTTGTATTCCGCCTGCTGATCTGTCAGCAAGAACGGTACATTCTTCATTGGAAAGCATATCCGCAAAATCTTCATCAGAAAGCTCTTCTAGTGGAAGCTCTCTTACACCCCAAATTTTGAGCACACGTAAGGTCTGCTCGGTAATAACATGTCCAGATGAAAACAGCCTTCTCCCATTGGCAATATGCACATCACCAGAGAGAGTCTGCCCTACTTCGAGGCTAGAAATCGTCATGGTCTTTTATTATCCCCTAATAACAACACGCAAATAACAAAGTAGTACAAAACTATTTAGATAATAAGTACCTATAGTTACCGCCAAACGCAATTGCAATTGTGTAAATAGCTGTCTTTTCCAACGTTTTTTTTTGTGCTACGACATATGGAGATTCAAAACCGATTTACTTTTTGTAGGCACTGCATGAACTATCTTGATCTCATATTTATCGTAATTACTGGATTTTTCTGTGTTCGCGGATTTTTTCGCGGTCTAATTCTGGAAGCAACATCCATTGGCGGCGTTGTTGGTGGCTTTATTCTAGCCAACAATTATTACGAACAGCTTACGATCCATCTTGAATCTTTTATTGACCATCAATGGGTCGGCGTTGCAGCATATGCTCTCATCTTTGTTGGTGTGCTACTTGTTGTCGCCATTGTTGCGGGCATACTCCGTAAAATCATCGGTGCTGCCGGTGCTGCGTGGCTTGATTACTCTTTCGGTGGTGTACTCGGTGGTGCTAAGGGTTTGCTGCTTTGCTGCATTATTCTTGCGTTCACCTTACATTTCTTCCCTAATGCACAGGTCGTACAGACCTCTATTATCGTACCCCATCTAAGCTTAGTAACAGATATGCTACGGCAGTTTATTCCCGCTACGTTATAAACACAACTTTACGATTAACTGCCCTTGCCTAGACAAGGGCTTTTTTGTGTGTATCTACTATTAAACCATCCCGTAACCAAAGAAAACGATGAGCAAAACAATGAATAAAAGTACTACTGAATCCCTGCTTGCCCTGCGGAACGTTATTGACGAGCTCCTCGGTGAAAACGGATGCCCTTGGGACAAAGAACAGACTCCACAAACTTTATGCGACTACCTGCTGGAAGAAACCTACGAACTGGTAGATGCCATTCGCAGCGGTAAGAATGTAGATGTACGCGAAGAAATGGGCGATGTCATGTTCCTCGTACTCTTCATCAGCAATATGTACGAAAAAGAAGGCTTCACCCTTGCAGATTCCATGCAGGAAAACGCATCCAAAATGATTCGCCGTCACCCGCACGTGTTCGGTGAAATGGACGTACAGAACGTTGAAGAGATTTGGGCTAACTGGGAAAAGATTAAACGTGCAGAAAAGAAAGGAAGCGACGAAGACAAGCCAAAGGGCACCTTTGACAGCCTTCCTAAAGGACTTCCTTCCCTGCTCAAAGCCTACCGTTTGAACTCCAAAGCTGCTCGCGTCGGGTTTACTTGGAATGAGTACACCGACGTAGAAAAACAGTATGAGTCCGAATGGAAAGAATTTGCTGCGGCTATTGAGTCCGGCGACACCGAAGCTATTGAAGCAGAATTCGGCGATGTGCTCTTTACGCTGGTAGAGCTTGGCAGACGTAAAGGCATTAAAGCAAACACCGCTCTTGATAGAACCAACTTAAAATTCCTTGATCGATTCGAAAAAATGGAAGCTCTCGCCCATGAACGCGACTTAGTTTTTTCAGACCTCTCTTTTGAAGAAAAAGATGCGCTCTGGGATGATGTAAAAAAGCAGAACGATTAATTTCCGGGAACTAGATTGCATTCCATGCAAACCACTATCGAAACGATCTACTCCATACTCAGTCACTGGCTGATGAATGGGCAGAAATTCACAGCAGACGTCAAGGAATATGCTGAAGTAGTCCTTGGCGTCTGCACTCTTTCTGAGCTTGAACCACTTGTCGCTGAGTGCGACAATCCAGACGTTGAGCCTTTTTTCGAATACATAATTTTTCCGGATAAAAAACTGCTTCATGCACTGGAGCCTGTTCTTACAACGCCACTTTCCAGTGAAGATGTAGCCCAACTTGTTTCTCGCCTTATAACAGGCACGCCTTGTATGGTTCTTCACGAAGCAGAGCATTCATGCACATTCCCTATACCGGAATGGATGTGGAATGACTTCATTACACGCCTACACCTTAAAGATACAACTGTTTCGTTTCTTATGGAGTCTATGCCTGACAGTGCTGAGTCGGTATCTATAGCGACACGTAGCTATCTACGCACTGCAAACATACCGGATTCACCGTTCCTGTAT
Protein-coding sequences here:
- the mazG gene encoding nucleoside triphosphate pyrophosphohydrolase, producing the protein MNKSTTESLLALRNVIDELLGENGCPWDKEQTPQTLCDYLLEETYELVDAIRSGKNVDVREEMGDVMFLVLFISNMYEKEGFTLADSMQENASKMIRRHPHVFGEMDVQNVEEIWANWEKIKRAEKKGSDEDKPKGTFDSLPKGLPSLLKAYRLNSKAARVGFTWNEYTDVEKQYESEWKEFAAAIESGDTEAIEAEFGDVLFTLVELGRRKGIKANTALDRTNLKFLDRFEKMEALAHERDLVFSDLSFEEKDALWDDVKKQND
- a CDS encoding HDOD domain-containing protein, with the protein product MTISSLEVGQTLSGDVHIANGRRLFSSGHVITEQTLRVLKIWGVRELPLEELSDEDFADMLSNEECTVLADRSAGGIQTLYGDIDTEVFPVSCLLKDSIRLANSCGKNCDGFFAYLYPPYSTEIQTVSSNDLVSHVSLDDFFSGYDDFPKDFFTFTNMLNDVYVTSEAVVSAIEKDNKVKCKLLKICDALIHVSNCEVKSIYSCTAFLGNRTVLYLAIMLVYIHHVQESYNSKVIMHHGRCSITTGIAARYIVAAVGVYGRECFFSNGLLRDIGCIFYSRGFASTYDKVRDQVLCSGAELCAVEELYMGMNHAELGGNILKRLGFPASMEKSVREHHISFSEVNTKEYAVMHVAEVIAKALTFDPVYDVPLPSVDLDAWKMLNITEATLSELVNIIYLKSKEIIRLAYGE
- a CDS encoding MoaD/ThiS family protein, which translates into the protein MQIEIKCFATLSDFTPEGNALAVDDGATIQQVIDTLGITVEDVKIMFINGKHESLESVLKEGDRLGLFPAVGGG
- a CDS encoding CvpA family protein, translating into MNYLDLIFIVITGFFCVRGFFRGLILEATSIGGVVGGFILANNYYEQLTIHLESFIDHQWVGVAAYALIFVGVLLVVAIVAGILRKIIGAAGAAWLDYSFGGVLGGAKGLLLCCIILAFTLHFFPNAQVVQTSIIVPHLSLVTDMLRQFIPATL
- the recQ gene encoding DNA helicase RecQ is translated as MNQTPLDILRTTYGFRDFRGKQEEIINHMIDGGDALVIMPTGSGKSLCYQLPSIVRNGTGIIVSPLIALMQDQVNELVQMGVRAAFLNSTQSPQEQSMVEQQLRNGELDMVYVAPERLVTPVFLAMLDVIKPALFTIDEAHCVSQWGHDFRPEYTRLSILRERFPQVPLIALTATADDPTRKDIAEQLHLQKAPAFATGFDRPNITYSIQNRERGLDQLFGFIRTNYKDESGIVYCQSRKKVEDIASKLVDAGFNALPYHAGMSAIQRNHNQSKFMMEENVIMVATIAFGMGVNKPNVRFVVHLGLPKSLEAYHQETGRAGRDGLPADALLLYNLQDIVLARRMISRSAPNRAIIEQHKFSSLLGFVETTECRRNVILSYFGEHREEKCGNCDTCLYPVETWDGTIVAQKALSCVYRTGQRFGATHLTDILIGNLTKRVTEHEHNHIKTFACGKELGKETWKGVFRQLVASQMLESDPENGSLRLNEASWQILRSEKTISLRRESLSATAVKHVDKKETDAAMQDALRLPDANQLLDLLKMERTRVSREQNIPPYSVLPDKTLIELVAYRPTQKDDLCNIHGIGQTKLAMYGDLMLTVLINFEAEYGRPEALPPLPQRAAAKQKKKDAGKTITDTVQKSIDLFKQFGDVHQVAAERSLVEGTVYGHIARAVELGEIELAAVTAQLAAEEIESIRSEVAAAIGTGTGIKGAHTALQGKYDYGLLRCIAVDLKNAGSEEW
- a CDS encoding GAF domain-containing protein; translated protein: MENKTAPSGVEYLEDRVARLEDQARFTLDALELAASLGDFQVSISSLHEPTLLLHEVASRAATITPFTVSAVYLVDEGTSDFYLAYSDQQYWKEKIEAATNSFIDSGMFSFALKEGRPVVVHAADLERRVLLHVLETSSRVRGMFVGIFPEGAKNLTAIEMALLSIVCKNCAYAVEVFELYKCFRSGGEDVVAFSDSLPAGVLDIDECGRILFANKIAGKLLGSVATPEKSHFIDFLIPEERDRIASLLISCFAFGVPALEYQTETLAKPQSTMRTQTVLETVEGQKVVSLHITPLQRNGSIVLRGVLAPADEMHTGSELVEGM